In Geotalea uraniireducens, the genomic window CAAGGCCTGTGCAACAGTCCAAAAGCAGGCGAATGGCGTCATCAGGACTATACTTGGGAGCGGCGGTGGCAAGAGCTGGTCGAAATTGTCCGTCTGGAAACAGCATAAACCACGGCCTATTAGTCTTGGAGGCGCTTTTTGAACGCTCAGATAATAGCACTTGTTAAAAAACTTGACAGCCTTCTCGGCCCATCTGTAGTGGCGTTTATCAATCGATTGCCACAAAAGAAAATACAGGGGAGCAGAGTTTCCTCGATCCTTCTCATTCGCCCTGGCGGCATTGGCGATGCGGCACTGTTAGTGCCAGCAATCAATAGCCTTAAACAGTACAACCCCGATATTTCCATAACAGTTCTTGCTGAACGGCGCAACGGGTTAATTTTTTCTCTCTGCCCGGATGTGGACCAGTTGTTCTATTATGATCGTCTGAATGAACTGCTGGCGACCGTTAGAGGGCATTATGACATCGTCATTGATACGGAGCAGTGGCACCGATTGTCTGCGGTAATAGCACGGATAACACGGGCACCAATTTCCATTGGCTATGCCACGAACAAACGTCAACAGCTCTTTACGCATCGAATTGCATATTCACATGACACTTATGAGGTGGAGAGCTTTTTTCACCTATTGAAGCCGCTAATAAAAATGCCTTTGGTTGGGTATGAAACACCATTTCTGTTTATTCCAGAAGATACCGACCGCTATGCCGGCACTCTACTCGCCAAAAATGACAAAAATCTGCTTATTACTCTTTTCCCTGGCGCAAGTATCCCCGAGCGGCGTTGGGGGGCTGAACGTTTTCAGAACCTTGCTCAACGGTTGCACTCCAGGGGAGCACATGTCGTGGTTATTGGGGGAAAAGAAGATTATAGTTACGGTGACCGCATCTGTACCGGGGGTATCGGGCTCAATCTAGCCGGTCGAACCTCACTTGTCGGAAGCGCAGCAATCATCAATCGCTCAGACTTACTGATCAGTGGTGATTCTGGCATACTTCATGTCGCTATGGGGCTCAATGTTCCAACCGTTTCACTTTTCGGCCCGGGAAGGGTGAATAAGTGGGCTCCCCGGGGGGAGAATCATCTTGTCATCAACAAAAGCCTTTCCTGCTCACCGTGTACAACCTTCGGCTGCACCCCCAGATGCCCGATTAACGCCCGTTGCATGGCAGAAATTACCGTCGATGAGGTGGAATGTGCCGTTTTGGAATTGCTGTCCAGAAAAAAATCGGCGGCAGCTACAAAAACCTTGACTTCGGTGCAGCCAGCTGGTATTTAGATACTCCGTTTTGCATGCAGGCACGTAGCTCAGGGGGAGAGCGCTACCTTGACACGGTAGAGGTCGGCGGTTCGAGACCGCCCGTGCCTACCATCAAACAACTCGCAGCTTCAGCTGTGTAAGGGGCATCGAAGTTCGATGCCTCTTTCTGTTAAGGGGCCCCAGTGATGAGTAATATCAAGGTTTCGTTGCCAGACGGTTCGGAAAGGGCGCTTGCTGAGGGTTCGACCATTAAGGATCTCGCTGCGTCCATCGGTACGGGGCTGGCCAAGGCAGCCATCGCGGGAAAAATCAACGGCACGCTGGTTGATTTGGCGGAGCCGCTGGTGGACAACGCAGCCGTTGAGATTATTACCGATAAATCACCCGAGGCCCTGGAGATAATACGC contains:
- a CDS encoding glycosyltransferase family 9 protein — its product is MNAQIIALVKKLDSLLGPSVVAFINRLPQKKIQGSRVSSILLIRPGGIGDAALLVPAINSLKQYNPDISITVLAERRNGLIFSLCPDVDQLFYYDRLNELLATVRGHYDIVIDTEQWHRLSAVIARITRAPISIGYATNKRQQLFTHRIAYSHDTYEVESFFHLLKPLIKMPLVGYETPFLFIPEDTDRYAGTLLAKNDKNLLITLFPGASIPERRWGAERFQNLAQRLHSRGAHVVVIGGKEDYSYGDRICTGGIGLNLAGRTSLVGSAAIINRSDLLISGDSGILHVAMGLNVPTVSLFGPGRVNKWAPRGENHLVINKSLSCSPCTTFGCTPRCPINARCMAEITVDEVECAVLELLSRKKSAAATKTLTSVQPAGI